A part of Anser cygnoides isolate HZ-2024a breed goose chromosome 15, Taihu_goose_T2T_genome, whole genome shotgun sequence genomic DNA contains:
- the GET4 gene encoding Golgi to ER traffic protein 4 homolog isoform X3, giving the protein MSQGKHPEARELMYSGALLFFSHNQQNSAADLSMLVLESLEKSDAKVTEDLLENLAKLFSLMDPNSPERVAFVSRALKWSSGGSGKLGHPKLHQLLAITLWKEQNYSESRYHFLHSTDGEGCANMLVEYSSSRGYRSEVDMFVAQAVLQFLCLKNKTSASVVFTTYTQKHPSIEKGPPFVQPLLNFIWFLLLAVDGGKLTVFTVLCEQYQPSLKRDPMYNEYLDRIGQLFFGVPPKQTSSYGGLLGNLLNSLMGTGEDDDTEDGQEDSSPIELD; this is encoded by the exons ATGTCACAAGGAAAACATCCAGAAGCGAGAGAGTTAATGTATTCAGGGGCTCTGCTGTTCTTCAGCCACAACCAG CAAAACAGTGCTGCTGATCTGTCCATGCTGGTTTTGGAGTCTTTGGAGAAATCGGATGCAAAAGTAACAGAAGACCTTTTAG AAAACTTGGCTAAATTGTTTAGTTTAATGGATCCAAACTCTCCTGAAAGAGTGGCTTTTGTATCCAGAGCCCTGAAGTGGTCTAGCGGAGGATCAGGAAAACTCGGACATCCCAAATTACACCAATTACTAGCAATTACCCTCTGGAAAG agCAAAACTATAGTGAATCTCGGTATCACTTCTTGCACTCCACAGATGGCGAAGGCTGTGCAAATATGCTAGTAGAATACTCCTCGTCCAGAGGCTATCGCAGTGAGGTGGACATGTTTGTAGCACAGGCAGTCCTACA atttctctgcttaaaaaataagacCAGCGCATCAGTTGTTTTTACAACATACACACAGAAACACCCTTCAATAGAAAAGGGGCCTCCCTTTGTTCAACCACTGCTAAACTTCATCTGGTTCCTGTTACTGGCCGTCGACGG GGGAAAACTAACAGTATTTACAGTATTGTGTGAACAGTATCAACCGTCACTGAAAAGAGATCCCATGTATAATGAG TACCTAGATAGAATAGGACAGCTTTTCTTCGGTGTGCCGCCCAAGCAGACATCGTCCTACGGAGGATTACTAG GAAATCTTTTAAACAGTCTGATGGGAACTGGAGAAGATGATGACACAGAAGATGGTCAGGAAGATAGCAGTCCTATCGAACTCGactga